Proteins from one Acidobacteriota bacterium genomic window:
- a CDS encoding M20/M25/M40 family metallo-hydrolase, with protein MKKLFAVALALILLQGWPALVSAEEAVDLVAVSKIREEGLERSEVMDTLFQLTDVSGPRLTGSPGLRRALVWSRDQLEEWGLENSKLEPWGEFGLGWTLKRFEMHMTEPYYSPIIAYPKAWTQGTGGLISGQPVLVDAEDMEGLEEFKGELKGKIVLMPLNREAQVGFEADARRRSAEDLEEMVQIEPRGNRPDRSRFARFREMRRLRNAMIKFFREEQAAAVLEPGFRGEHGTLFVTAGGTWRSAQDIGPASAVVATEHYARILRLLDEDIPVRLELNIDVEVHDGDPTEYNVIAEIPGTDPRLKDEVVMLGAHIDSWHAATGSTDNAAGCAVMMEAVRIIKKLGLSPRRTIRIGLWTGEEQGLMGSRAYVTENFADRWSLETKPAHQKFSAYYNLDNGTGKIRGVYLQGNAAVASIFEAYLEPFHDLGATTLTMRNTGGTDHLAFDAVGLPGFQFIQDPIAYSSRTHHTNMDLYDHAIASDLMQASVLVASFAYHTAQRDEKLPRKLMPKPRPRPDNDTR; from the coding sequence ATGAAGAAGCTATTCGCAGTGGCTCTGGCCCTCATCCTGCTCCAGGGCTGGCCGGCACTGGTGTCAGCCGAAGAAGCCGTCGACCTGGTGGCCGTCTCCAAGATCCGCGAGGAAGGACTGGAGCGTTCCGAGGTCATGGACACTCTCTTTCAACTCACCGACGTCTCGGGACCGCGACTCACGGGTTCGCCCGGACTGCGGCGGGCCCTGGTATGGAGCCGGGACCAGTTGGAAGAATGGGGACTGGAGAACTCGAAGCTGGAGCCCTGGGGAGAGTTCGGACTGGGCTGGACGCTCAAGCGCTTCGAAATGCACATGACCGAGCCCTACTACTCGCCCATCATCGCTTACCCCAAGGCCTGGACGCAGGGTACGGGCGGACTCATCAGCGGCCAACCGGTGCTGGTGGACGCTGAGGATATGGAAGGGCTGGAGGAGTTCAAAGGCGAGTTGAAAGGCAAGATCGTGCTCATGCCGCTGAACCGCGAAGCGCAAGTCGGTTTCGAAGCCGACGCCCGTCGCCGCAGCGCCGAGGACCTGGAAGAGATGGTGCAGATCGAGCCCCGAGGCAACCGTCCCGACCGCTCCCGTTTCGCCCGCTTCCGTGAAATGCGGCGGCTGCGCAACGCCATGATCAAGTTCTTCCGCGAGGAGCAAGCGGCGGCGGTGCTGGAGCCCGGATTCCGGGGCGAACACGGCACCCTCTTCGTGACCGCCGGAGGCACCTGGCGCTCAGCTCAAGACATCGGTCCTGCTTCAGCCGTGGTGGCCACTGAGCACTACGCCCGCATCCTGCGCCTGCTCGATGAGGACATTCCCGTCCGCCTGGAATTGAACATCGACGTCGAGGTGCATGACGGCGACCCCACCGAGTACAACGTGATCGCCGAGATTCCCGGCACCGATCCCCGGCTCAAAGACGAGGTGGTGATGCTGGGAGCCCACATCGATTCCTGGCACGCCGCCACCGGCAGCACCGACAACGCCGCCGGCTGTGCCGTCATGATGGAAGCCGTACGCATCATCAAGAAGCTGGGCCTCAGTCCGCGCCGGACCATCCGCATCGGGCTTTGGACGGGCGAAGAGCAAGGATTGATGGGCTCGCGCGCCTACGTCACCGAAAACTTCGCCGACCGCTGGTCGTTGGAAACCAAGCCGGCCCACCAGAAGTTCTCGGCTTACTACAACCTCGACAACGGGACAGGCAAGATCAGGGGCGTCTACCTGCAAGGCAACGCCGCCGTGGCTTCCATCTTCGAGGCTTATCTGGAACCTTTTCATGACCTGGGCGCCACCACTTTGACCATGCGCAACACCGGGGGCACCGACCATCTGGCCTTCGACGCCGTGGGGCTGCCCGGCTTCCAGTTCATTCAGGATCCCATCGCCTACTCGTCGCGCACCCACCACACCAACATGGACCTCTACGATCACGCCATCGCCAGCGATTTGATGCAGGCGTCCGTCCTGGTAGCGTCCTTCGCCTATCACACCGCCCAGCGCGACGAGAAGCTGCCTCGCAAACTGATGCCCAAGCCGCGTCCGCGTCCCGACAACGATACGCGCTAG
- the tnpA gene encoding IS200/IS605 family transposase gives MPQSLAQLWIHIIFSTKARYPFFQDPLLRDEVFAYLSEVCRRVDCPSALTGGHRDHVHILCRQSKNLSTSQLVGELKRQSSKWIKAKGGMLSKFYWQGGYGAFSVGPSQLGPIKDYIRKQEEHHKQVDFKTEFRRFLDRYQVAYDERYVWD, from the coding sequence ATGCCCCAATCGCTGGCCCAACTCTGGATTCACATCATATTTTCGACCAAGGCACGCTATCCCTTCTTCCAAGATCCCCTTCTTCGAGACGAGGTCTTCGCATATCTCTCTGAAGTTTGCCGGAGGGTGGATTGCCCGTCCGCATTGACGGGCGGACACCGGGATCACGTTCATATCCTTTGCCGCCAGTCCAAGAACCTTTCAACCTCCCAGTTGGTCGGGGAACTCAAACGCCAGTCCTCCAAGTGGATTAAGGCCAAGGGCGGCATGCTCTCCAAGTTCTATTGGCAAGGGGGCTACGGGGCCTTCTCCGTGGGTCCGTCCCAATTGGGGCCGATCAAGGATTACATTCGAAAGCAAGAAGAGCACCACAAGCAGGTGGATTTCAAAACCGAGTTCCGCAGGTTTCTGGACAGGTATCAGGTTGCCTACGATGAA
- a CDS encoding SDR family NAD(P)-dependent oxidoreductase: MTGGKIIITGASSGIGEAVAYAFAKRGAALYLVARRGERLQAVVGECLKLGAVRAEAGLHDLSIEGKGAEVVEAGKETLQGLDVLICNAGYGLYGPLEEIDPAQMARLWQVNYQSGYESIHAALPDFQQQGRGHIVVVSSVIGKTALPLSSTYCATKFAQVGMAEALWGELHGSGVEVSLICPGYTKTEFASSSVRTESASMFNRVGGDPPETVARAIVKAVERRKRVVILTFPGRFFWRLNRFFPNLTARLVAWFINRNR; encoded by the coding sequence ATGACCGGCGGCAAGATCATTATCACCGGCGCCTCCTCGGGGATCGGGGAAGCGGTCGCCTACGCCTTCGCCAAGCGGGGTGCTGCGCTTTACCTGGTGGCCCGTCGCGGGGAGCGCCTGCAGGCGGTGGTTGGGGAATGCCTGAAGCTGGGGGCCGTCCGAGCCGAGGCGGGCCTGCATGACCTCAGCATCGAAGGCAAAGGGGCCGAGGTTGTCGAAGCGGGAAAAGAGACGCTGCAGGGACTGGACGTTCTCATCTGCAACGCGGGCTACGGTCTTTACGGGCCCCTCGAGGAGATCGATCCTGCCCAGATGGCGCGCCTCTGGCAGGTCAACTACCAGTCCGGCTACGAGTCGATCCACGCCGCACTGCCTGATTTTCAGCAACAAGGCCGGGGACACATCGTGGTGGTCAGCAGCGTCATCGGCAAGACAGCTCTGCCCCTTTCCTCGACCTATTGCGCCACCAAGTTCGCCCAGGTCGGCATGGCCGAGGCTCTGTGGGGCGAGTTGCACGGTTCGGGTGTGGAGGTCAGTCTCATCTGTCCCGGCTACACCAAGACCGAGTTTGCGTCGTCTTCAGTGCGGACCGAGAGCGCATCGATGTTCAACCGGGTAGGCGGCGATCCGCCAGAGACGGTGGCGCGGGCCATCGTCAAGGCGGTGGAGCGGCGCAAGAGGGTCGTCATCCTGACGTTTCCGGGACGGTTCTTCTGGCGCCTCAACCGCTTCTTCCCCAACCTCACCGCCCGCCTGGTGGCCTGGTTCATCAACCGAAACCGCTAG
- a CDS encoding NUDIX hydrolase: protein MNDLKPYKVLKREEVYQGKIVDLLVDTVEIDGKQYLREVVRHPGGVVVLGRRADGKIAFVRQHRYPPDEIVLELPAGKLDPGEEPPQAAARELEEETGYRAEDLRHVNSFYSTPGFCSEILHLFFSNRLSPGGKAQGEEDEILNVEFHTLQEALQMARQGQIRDAKTLVGLYWLQSEG, encoded by the coding sequence ATGAACGACCTGAAACCTTATAAAGTGCTGAAACGTGAAGAAGTCTACCAGGGCAAGATCGTCGACTTGCTGGTCGACACCGTGGAGATCGACGGCAAGCAGTATTTGCGCGAGGTGGTCAGGCATCCCGGAGGTGTCGTGGTCCTGGGGCGCCGGGCGGACGGCAAGATAGCCTTCGTGCGCCAGCACCGCTACCCGCCCGATGAAATCGTCCTGGAACTGCCTGCCGGGAAACTCGACCCGGGCGAAGAGCCGCCCCAGGCCGCCGCCCGCGAACTGGAGGAGGAAACCGGCTACCGCGCCGAGGACTTGCGCCACGTCAACAGCTTCTATTCCACTCCCGGCTTCTGCAGCGAGATCCTGCATCTCTTCTTCAGCAACCGGCTGTCCCCCGGCGGAAAGGCCCAGGGAGAGGAGGACGAGATCCTCAACGTCGAGTTCCATACCCTGCAGGAGGCCCTGCAAATGGCCCGCCAAGGCCAAATCCGCGACGCCAAGACCCTGGTCGGCCTCTACTGGCTCCAGAGCGAAGGTTAA
- the pckA gene encoding phosphoenolpyruvate carboxykinase (ATP), translating into MNNTTKGQHPIDLSRSRLLANLTTPRLIEAGLRRDEGVLVSSGAFCAETGDRTGRSPNDKFIVEDPHYKDDIWWGAVNRPFQPEAFSRLREKVEAYIQGIDLFVFDGFAGADPEYRLPVRIVTERAWHNLFARQLFIRPQPQELEDHQPGFTVISVPGFKAHPETDGTNSEVFILVSFARRLVLIGGTEYAGEIKKSIFSVMNYLMPKKGVVSMHCSANKGESGDTALFFGLSGTGKTTLSADPQRRLIGDDEHGWSNNGIFNFEGGCYAKCIRLSRQNEPQIWDAIRFGAVVENVVFDKETRQVDYDRKDKTENTRAAYPIEHIPGAVVPSVGGHPGVVIFLTADAFGVLPPISRLSREQTMYHFISGYTSKLAGTETGVTEPEATFSACFGAPFLPLHPQRYAELLARKINEFGSRVYLVNTGWTGGPHGVGERISLPYTRAMISAALSGAIDDTEFKSHPVFQVDVPQHCPGVPSELLNPKSTWADASAYDAKAVHLAQGFKRNIGKFEVDQEILDAGPRV; encoded by the coding sequence ATGAACAACACAACCAAGGGACAACATCCGATCGACCTCTCCCGTTCCCGGCTCCTTGCCAACCTGACCACCCCCCGACTGATCGAGGCCGGGCTGCGAAGGGACGAGGGAGTGCTGGTTTCCAGCGGAGCGTTTTGCGCCGAGACAGGAGACCGCACGGGTCGTTCGCCTAACGATAAATTCATCGTCGAAGATCCCCACTACAAGGACGATATCTGGTGGGGGGCGGTCAACCGCCCCTTCCAGCCCGAAGCCTTCTCGCGCTTGCGGGAGAAGGTGGAAGCCTACATTCAGGGTATCGACCTCTTCGTTTTCGACGGCTTTGCGGGAGCCGATCCCGAGTATCGCTTGCCGGTTCGCATCGTGACCGAAAGAGCCTGGCATAATCTGTTCGCCAGACAGCTCTTCATTCGTCCCCAGCCTCAAGAGTTGGAAGACCACCAACCCGGCTTCACCGTCATCTCTGTGCCCGGATTCAAGGCCCACCCGGAGACCGACGGAACGAATTCGGAAGTCTTCATTCTGGTCAGCTTCGCCCGCCGCCTGGTGCTGATCGGAGGCACGGAATACGCCGGCGAGATCAAGAAATCGATCTTCAGCGTCATGAACTACCTGATGCCCAAGAAGGGCGTGGTGTCCATGCATTGCTCGGCCAACAAGGGCGAGAGCGGCGACACGGCTCTTTTCTTCGGGCTTTCGGGCACCGGCAAGACCACCCTCTCGGCTGATCCGCAACGCCGTCTGATCGGTGACGACGAGCACGGCTGGTCCAACAACGGCATCTTCAATTTCGAGGGTGGATGCTATGCCAAGTGCATTCGCCTCTCACGCCAGAACGAGCCCCAGATCTGGGATGCCATCCGTTTTGGGGCCGTGGTGGAAAACGTGGTCTTCGACAAGGAGACCCGCCAGGTCGACTACGACCGCAAGGACAAAACCGAGAACACCCGCGCCGCCTATCCCATCGAGCACATTCCCGGCGCCGTAGTGCCCAGTGTTGGAGGGCATCCCGGCGTGGTCATCTTTCTGACCGCCGACGCCTTCGGAGTGCTGCCGCCCATCTCCCGCCTCTCGCGGGAGCAGACCATGTACCACTTCATCTCCGGCTACACCTCAAAGCTGGCCGGGACCGAAACCGGCGTCACCGAACCCGAGGCCACCTTTTCGGCCTGTTTCGGAGCCCCTTTTCTGCCCCTTCACCCCCAGCGCTATGCTGAGCTTCTGGCGCGCAAGATCAACGAGTTCGGTTCCCGCGTCTACCTGGTCAACACCGGTTGGACCGGCGGGCCCCACGGCGTAGGCGAACGCATCAGCCTGCCTTACACTCGGGCCATGATCTCGGCGGCGCTTTCCGGCGCCATCGACGACACCGAGTTCAAATCCCACCCGGTCTTTCAGGTGGACGTGCCCCAGCACTGCCCCGGCGTTCCCTCAGAGCTTCTCAATCCCAAGTCGACCTGGGCCGATGCTTCGGCCTACGACGCCAAGGCCGTCCATCTGGCTCAGGGCTTCAAGCGCAACATCGGCAAGTTCGAAGTGGATCAGGAGATCCTCGACGCCGGTCCGCGTGTCTAG